The Corylus avellana chromosome ca8, CavTom2PMs-1.0 genome has a segment encoding these proteins:
- the LOC132189613 gene encoding auxin-responsive protein IAA28 yields MAPLLRPAMLEHIPNSLISWLHIYLIYCVSFLVYEMELQLGLALPVHHSNPVKGFDLNHEFINGSKEAALLLSSEPWSYGGCLGTQKCFKNKRTSDEAFGMIGDLPPPFPLMLWNGHPNEDDDRKAQKHRTSCTIHKKELEENHVVGWPPIKSWRKKQLHQHQGGQQIKNDPTARRTGGSNSLYVKVKMEGEAIARKIDLRLYHSYQTLTNTLISMFAKYPKMDKDGATYTLTYQDDEGDWLLAGDVPWQTFIESVKRLEILRTGG; encoded by the exons ATGGCGCCATTGCTGCGTCCTGCAATGTTGGAACATATACCAAAC AGCTTAATTTCGTGGCtccatatatatttgatttattgTGTTTCCTTTTTGGTATATGAAATGGAGCTCCAGCTTGGCCTGGCCCTTCCAGTTCATCACAGCAATCCAGTAAAGGGTTTCGACCTAAATCATGAGTTTATTAATGGATCCAAAGAAGCGGCTCTACTCCTCAGCTCGGAGCCATGGAGCTATGGGGGTTGTTTGGGTACCCAAAAATGCTTTAAAAACAAACGTACTTCCGATGAGGCCTTTGGAATGATTGGAGACTTGCCACCACCATTCCCCCTCATGCTGTGGAATGGCCACCCAAACGAGGACGATGATCGCAAAGCCCAAAAGCATAGAACCTCTTGCACCATTCACAA GAAAGAATTGGAAGAAAATCATGTTGTGGGGTGGCCTCCCATTAAATCATGGAGGAAGAAACAGCTCCATCAGCATCAAGGAGGGCAGCAGATTAAGAATGACCCAACGGCTAGGAGAACTGGTGGATCAAACTCATTATATGTGAAGGTCAAGATGGAGGGGGAGGCAATAGCAAGAAAGATTGATCTAAGGCTCTATCACTCCTATCAGACGCTCACCAACACCTTGATCAGCATGTTTGCTAAAT ACCCAAAAATGGATAAAGATGGTGCAACCTATACACTCACCTATCAAGATGATGAAGGCGATTGGCTGCTTGCAGGAGATGTTCCTTGGCA aaCTTTCATTGAGTCAGTGAAGCGTTTGGAGATACTAAGGACTGGGGGTTGA
- the LOC132190314 gene encoding glycosyltransferase BC10: MLSPTPLSLFCALLLCLPVAVVFTVKSPAAPTATTSITIDSNENPPTIILPITHSTKINQEMGREQPSTTAALPLPPPPNDDEPLLHVASLVNSKPGPPTSPKKLAFMFLTTVSLPFAPLWELYFNQTSKNLFNIYIHADPTHRYNPPFSGVFAGRVIPSKPASRFTPTLTSAARRLLAHALLHDPSNAMFALLSPSCIPLHSFNFTYRTLISSKKSFIEILNNEGGAYGRWAARGEDAMLPEVRLEDFRIGSQFWVLTRKHARLVACDRRVWSKFRLPCVRCDTCYPEENYFPTLLSMRDPRRCVPATLTHVDWRGRFDGHPRTYGASEVEPELILSLRKDRPRYGDDGSNGSDSSVTKRHDPFLFARKFSFESIQPLMRIANDVIFKD, encoded by the coding sequence ATGCTGTCTCCCACTCCGCTCTCCCTCTTTTGCGCTCTGCTGCTCTGCTTACCCGTCGCCGTTGTCTTCACCGTCAAAAGCCCCGCCGCCCCCACCGCCACAACCTCCATCACCATTGATAGCAATGAAAACCCACCTACCATTATCTTACCCATTACTCACAGCACCAAAATCAACCAGGAAATGGGGCGCGAACAACCCAGTACTACCGCTGCACTACCACTACCGCCGCCGCCAAACGATGACGAGCCACTCTTGCATGTTGCGTCGCTTGTGAACTCGAAGCCCGGGCCACCCACTTCACCGAAAAAGCTAGCTTTCATGTTCCTAACCACCGTTTCTCTCCCATTTGCGCCGCTCTGGGAGCTCTACTTCAACCAAACCAgcaaaaacctcttcaacatCTACATCCACGCCGATCCCACTCACCGCTACAACCCGCCATTCTCGGGCGTGTTTGCTGGCCGAGTCATACCCTCCAAACCCGCCAGCCGATTCACCCCAACTCTCACCTCGGCGGCGCGTCGCTTGCTGGCCCACGCTCTTCTTCACGACCCCTCCAATGCCATGTTCGCCCTGCTCTCTCCCTCCTGCATACCCCTCCACTCGTTCAACTTCACTTACAGGACTCTGATAAGCTCCAAGAAGAGCTTCATTGAGATCCTGAACAACGAGGGTGGGGCTTACGGTAGATGGGCGGCGCGTGGGGAGGACGCGATGCTGCCGGAGGTGAGGCTGGAGGACTTTCGAATAGGGTCGCAGTTTTGGGTGCTGACACGTAAGCACGCCAGGCTTGTCGCGTGTGACCGCAGGGTTTGGTCCAAGTTCAGGCTGCCGTGCGTGCGGTGTGACACGTGTTACCCCGAGGAGAACTACTTTCCCACACTGCTCAGCATGCGGGACCCGCGGAGGTGCGTGCCAGCGACGCTCACGCACGTGGACTGGAGAGGCCGGTTCGATGGTCACCCTCGCACGTACGGGGCCTCTGAGGTGGAACCCGAGTTGATCTTGTCTTTGAGGAAGGACCGGCCTAGGTACGGCGATGATGGATCAAACGGCTCTGATTCATCTGTGACCAaacgacacgacccgtttttgTTTGCGAGAAAGTTCTCCTTCGAATCGATCCAACCGTTGATGAGAATAGCCAATGACGTCATATTCAAAGATTAG
- the LOC132189838 gene encoding putative clathrin assembly protein At2g25430 has translation MAPSTIRKAIGAVKDQTSIGIAKVASNIAPELEVAIVKATSHDDDPADEKHVRTILNLTSYSRNYIHTCVSAVSKRLGKTRDWIVALKCLTLIHRVLNEGDPILQEEILYATRRGTRLLNMSDFRDEAHSSSWDHSAFVRTYAMYLDQRLELILFDRKSAGGGDERFGGGRDNFRSPPQNSRPYEFESTSGQGQYGNYGAMTTTRRSRSFGDVSEAADTKRGPATVTPLRDMKPERIFGKMGHLQRLLDRFLSCRPTGLAKNSRMILIALYPVVKESYQLYADICEVLAVLLDKFFDMEYPDCVKTFDAYASAAKQIDELIAFYNWCKDTGVARSSEYPDVQRITGKLLETLEEFVRDRAKTPKSPERKEVEAIQATEEEIEPSMNEIKALPPPENYTPPPPPPEPVPEAKPQPQFTEDLVNLREDAVSADDQGNRLALALFAGPPASNGNGSWEAFPSNGQPEVTSAWQTPAAEPGKADWELALVETVSNLSKQKTAMGGGLDPLLLNGMYDQGIVRQHVSTAHLSGGSASSVALPGPGKNATPVLALPAPDGTVQTFNQDPFAASLTIPPPSYVQMSDMEKKQHLLLQEQQVWQHYAREGMQGQASLAKISGAGYPPAGPMPMTPYGMPPVNGMGAPAGYYYAPY, from the coding sequence ATGGCGCCGAGCACGATCAGAAAGGCGATCGGAGCTGTTAAAGACCAGACGAGCATTGGCATAGCGAAGGTGGCGAGCAACATCGCGCCGGAGCTGGAGGTGGCCATCGTGAAGGCGACGAGCCACGACGACGATCCGGCGGACGAGAAGCACGTGCGGACGATCCTCAACCTCACGTCCTACTCCCGCAATTACATCCACACGTGCGTGTCGGCCGTGTCCAAGCGCCTGGGCAAGACGCGCGACTGGATCGTGGCCCTCAAGTGCCTCACGCTCATCCACCGCGTCCTCAACGAGGGCGACCCGATACTCCAGGAGGAGATCCTCTACGCCACGCGCCGCGGCACCAGGCTCCTCAACATGTCCGATTTCAGAGACGAAGCGCACTCCAGCTCCTGGGACCACTCGGCCTTTGTCAGAACCTACGCGATGTACTTGGATCAACGGCTAGAATTGATTCTCTTTGATAGGAAGAGCGCTGGTGGTGGAGATGAGAGATTCGGAGGCGGCAGAGACAATTTCCGGTCACCGCCTCAAAATTCGAGGCCGTATGAGTTCGAAAGTACCAGCGGTCAGGGGCAGTACGGTAACTACGGGGCGATGACCACGACGAGACGGTCCCGTTCGTTCGGGGACGTGAGCGAGGCGGCGGATACGAAGAGGGGCCCGGCCACGGTGACCCCACTGAGGGACATGAAGCCGGAGAGGATATTCGGGAAGATGGGCCATTTGCAGAGGCTTCTCGACCGGTTTTTGTCGTGCCGGCCCACCGGTCTGGCCAAGAACAGCCGGATGATCTTGATTGCTCTCTACCCGGTGGTGAAGGAGAGCTACCAGTTGTACGCTGATATCTGCGAGGTTCTGGCGGTGTTGCTCGATAAGTTCTTCGACATGGAGTACCCGGATTGCGTGAAGACCTTTGACGCCTATGCGAGTGCGGCTAAGCAGATTGATGAGCTCATTGCGTTCTACAACTGGTGTAAGGACACGGGTGTGGCGAGGTCGTCGGAGTACCCGGACGTGCAGAGGATTACGGGGAAGCTGTTGGAGACTTTGGAAGAGTTCGTGAGGGACAGAGCAAAGACACCCAAGAGTCCTGAGAGAAAAGAGGTGGAAGCCATTCAGGCCACGGAGGAGGAAATCGAACCGAGTATGAATGAGATAAAGGCATTACCTCCGCCCGAGAATTatactcctcctcctcctcctcccgaGCCCGTGCCAGAGGCTAAGCCTCAGCCTCAATTCACTGAGGACTTGGTGAATTTGAGGGAGGATGCGGTTAGTGCGGATGATCAGGGGAACAGGCTGGCCTTGGCTTTGTTTGCTGGTCCACCGGCTAGCAATGGAAATGGGTCGTGGGAAGCATTCCCATCAAATGGACAGCCGGAGGTGACCTCGGCTTGGCAGACTCCGGCTGCTGAACCCGGCAAGGCCGACTGGGAATTGGCATTGGTTGAGACGGTGAGCAATTTGTCGAAGCAGAAAACGGCCATGGGTGGTGGGCTTGATCCCTTGCTGTTGAATGGCATGTATGATCAGGGAATTGTGAGGCAGCATGTGAGCACTGCCCATTTGAGTGGAGGGAGTGCCAGCAGCGTGGCATTGCCGGGGCCGGGGAAGAATGCTACGCCTGTTCTGGCTCTCCCGGCACCGGATGGAACGGTCCAGACATTTAATCAGGACCCATTTGCCGCATCATTAACCATCCCGCCCCCATCGTATGTGCAAATGTCTGATATGGAGAAGAAACAGCATTTGCTTTTGCAGGAGCAGCAGGTATGGCAGCATTACGCGAGGGAAGGGATGCAAGGTCAAGCTAGTTTGGCCAAGATCAGCGGAGCTGGATACCCTCCTGCAGGCCCCATGCCCATGACTCCATATGGAATGCCGCCCGTCAATGGAATGGGAGCTCCGGCCGGGTATTACTACGCTCCTTATTGA
- the LOC132189861 gene encoding probable LRR receptor-like serine/threonine-protein kinase At1g56130 encodes MEVVWRISFLLLCAFQLVSAQQTTDADEVAALNKIVNYWNLRSKLNLTIDPCAQSASWAPENANPRVACDCGGNTCHITHLKIYALDISGEIPKELFLLKELMDLNLGQNVLSGPLPVEIGQLSNMQYLSLGINNLTGPVPSELGNLAKLISLSFSSNNFFGQLPVDLGKLTSLQQLYMDSSGVSGPIPQELANLKSLHTLWASDNLFTGKLPEFLGTLTELKDLRLHGTLLEGPIPSSFGALIKLENLRIGDLSKEDSTLDFLEKQTSLSILSLRNCRVSGEIPERIGTFAKLQYLDLSFNQLTGLIPNSFQDFSLLQYLYLGNNNLGGQLPENITSPMLIALDVSFNPITGNLPLDFARGGFSMNVIGTSINANSLLDGKAIGMLQCLQGSAKCTNQVPATSFSIKCGGMDQISSSGVNFDDDSEKLGAASMYAHSSYQWAVSNTGIFISNPNGPIYIAKTDTQITNTLDSELYKTARISPSSLRYYGLGLNNGKYVVELHFAEITMDDTQSWKGLGRRLFDIYIQGDRVLQDFNIQKEAGGSKRALIKTFEANVTNTIMEIHFFWAGKGTCCIPFQGTYGPLVSAVHVYQAGATDAVSSSKRNKKHVGRLLGITLGCAAGFLVISSLFYLWWAKESSGHIRVHIASPRKR; translated from the exons ATGGAGGTGGTCTGGAGaatctcttttcttcttctctgtgcTTTTCAGCTTGTTTCTGCACAACAAACGACTGATGCTGATGAAG TGGCTGCCCTCAACAAGATTGTAAATTACTGGAACTTAAGAAGCAAATTGAATCTTACTATTGACCCTTGTGCTCAGAGTGCATCATGGGCTCCTGAGAATGCAAATCCCCGTGTGGCTTGTGACTGTGGCGGCAACACCTGCCACATCACCCATTT GAAGATATATGCTTTAGATATTTCTGGTGAAATACCCAAAGAACTATTTCTGCTAAAGGAGCTGATGGACTT GAATCTGGGTCAGAATGTATTGAGCGGGCCCTTGCCAGTTGAAATCGGACAATTATCAAATATGCAATACCT TAGCCTGGGCATAAACAATCTGACAGGTCCAGTGCCTTCAGAGCTTGGTAATTTAGCCAAGTTGATTTCCCT AAGTTTTAGCTCAAACAATTTCTTTGGACAATTACCTGTTGATCTTGGAAAATTGACCTCCTTACAGCAGTT GTACATGGATAGCAGTGGAGTGAGTGGACCAATACCCCAAGAACTTGCAAACTTAAAATCCCTTCATACTCT gtgggCATCTGATAATCTCTTTACTGGAAAGCTTCCAGAATTCCTTGGGACTCTTACAGAACTCAAGGACCT GCGACTTCACGGTACATTGCTTGAAGGCCCAATCCCAAGCAGTTTTGGTGCTCTAATTAAGCTAGAGAATCT GAGAATTGGTGATCTTAGTAAGGAAGACTCTACTCTTGATTTCTTGGAAAAGCAGACAAGTTTGTCCATACT ATCATTGAGAAACTGCCGAGTGTCTGGTGAAATTCCAGAACGGATTGGCACATTTGCTAAGTTGCAATACTT GGACTTAAGCTTCAACCAGTTGACTGGCCTAATACCAAACTCATTCCAAGATTTTTCTTTGTTGCAATATCT ATATCTTGGAAACAATAACTTGGGTGGACAGCTGCCTGAGAATATTACAAGTCCAATGCTCATTGCATT AGATGTCTCCTTCAATCCCATCACTGGCAATCTACCTCTAGATTTTGCAAGAGGAGGATTTTCAAT GAATGTTATTGGAACATCCATCAATGCAAATAGTTTACTAGACGg GAAGGCAATTGGGATGCTGCAATGCCTCCAAGGAAGCGCCAAGTGCACTAACCAAGTTCCAGCCA cttcattttcaattaaatgtgGAGGCATGGATCAAATATCTTCATCTGGCGTCAACTTTGATGACGATTCTGAAAAACTGGGAGCTGCTTCAATGTACGCACACTCCAGTTATCAATGGGCAGTGAGCAACACTGGAATTTTTATTTCCAATCCAAATGGACCAATATATATAGCAAAGACCGATACTCAAATCACGAATACTTTAGATTCCGAACTGTATAAAACAGCAAGGATTTCACCAAGCTCACTAAGGTACTATGGCCTTGGCTTGAATAATGGGAAGTATGTTGTTGAGCTTCACTTTGCAGAGATAACAATGGATGATACTCAGTCTTGGAAAGGTCTTGGTAGGCGCTTATTTGATATTTACATTCAG GGTGATCGAGTTCTTCAAGACTTCAACATTCAGAAGGAAGCTGGTGGATCCAAAAGAGCCTTGATCAAAACATTCGAGGCAAATGTAACAAACACAATCATGGAGATCCActtcttctgggctgggaaaggCACTTGCTGCATCCCATTTCAAGGCACATATGGACCCTTAGTGTCAGCAGTCCATGTTTATCAAG CCGGCGCCACGGATGCTGTCTCTTCTTCTAAACGGAACAAGAAACATGTCGGAAGACTTCTTGGGATAACACTTGGATGTGCAGCCGGCTTTTTGGTAATCTCATCACTGTTCTACTTATGGTGGGCCAAGGAATCATCTGGGCACATTCGAGTACACATAGCCTCACCAAGGAAGCGATGA